The following nucleotide sequence is from Fragaria vesca subsp. vesca chloroplast, complete genome.
CTCGAAATAATACCAGGAGCAGGAGACTCAATTAACCGGGATTCAGAGGATGAAATTTCACCCCGACCATCGATAGGTTTAGCCAGTGCATTTACAACACGACCTAAAAACGCCTCGCTTACTGGGATCTGAGCAATTCTTCCCGTTGCTTTTACAGAACTCCCCTCTTGTATCATCAAACCGTCACCCATTAATACAACACCAACATTATTTGATTCCAAATTCAGAGCAATTCCTATCGTACCCTCTTCAAATTCTACTAATTCACCCGCCATTACTTCATCAAGACCATAAATACGAGCAATGCCGTCTCCTACTTGAAGCACAGTACCCGTATTTAAAACCTTTACCTCTCGGTTATATTGCTCAATACGTTCGCGGATAATATTACTAATTTCATCTGCTCGAAGGGTTACCATGAGTATTTCTTTTTTTTTTGAAAGAAAAAAATAATGCCTGCAGTAGAAGGACTAATCCGTTATTTCTTTCACCGTTCCAAACATGCCAATATTAGTACTGATGGTACGTAAATGTAATTCGTTGTTCAAACAACTATTGAGAGTTCCTAAAGCCCCCTGTAAGGCTTGTTGAAAAACCCGTTGTCGAACTTGATTAATTGCTCTTTGTTGTTCAAAATGAATGGTTTCATTTTTGTAATTTTCTAACTGTTCCAAAGTCTTAGAAGTTGCATTAATCAAATTTAATTTTTCTCGCTCTATTTCAGAGTATCCAGTCATTCGAAACTGATTCGCTTCTATTTCTACTTTCCGTAAGCGGGCCCGGGCTTTTTCTAACTGGTTTAGGGCCCCCTCGCGTAATTCTTCTGAATTTTGAATAGTCTTCAAGATCCTCTGTTTTCGATTATCTAATAAATCACTTAACACCCCCCTTCCAAAAAAAATCAACACACCAAGCACTACGCTTAGATTTATTAGATTGGTTGCAAAAATATCAGTATTAAACCCGAAACTTCCGGCGGATGGCCAATAACCCAAGGAAAGGAAAGAATCGGTTACATTTTTCATACGATCTCCTCTTTCTTATAGTTATGCTTTCTTATAGTTATAGATAGACTATTTATATTCTTTTATTATGAATTTCCCTATTTCTAAATAGAAAATACTAAATTGAGTCAAAAAATATATTGATTTAGAAATGGTTTTTAATGGATTTTTTTCAATTGGAAATTTCCAATAAGCCTGATACTTATTCGATTCGAATTAGGTACCAGGTCTTATACGGGTCAGTTGCGAAATACCTCGTTTGTTACAATACAATTGCAATACTTCCTAAAAAAAGTTCGTCCATTGGACTAAGAAGGTAAAGGAAAAAATGAGTTGTATCCTCATCCTCAAACCGGCGATTTCCGTGGGTTGTTGTTCCTAAGTAATTTAATTGTAGAAGTTAAATATTAAAAGAATTTGAAAAAAACAAGAGCAGCAAATCCACGGAAATAAACAAAAATATGTGTTTTTAGGATTAAACAAAAGGATTCGCAAATAAAAGAGCTAATGCTACAACCAGCCCATAAATTGTTAAAGCTTCCATGAAAGCTAGACTAAGCAATAAAGTACCCCGTATTTTTCCTTCCGCCTCTGGTTGTCTCGCGATCCCTTCTACAGCCTGTCCCGCAGCAGTACCTTGACCAACCCCAGGTCCAATAGAAGCAAGCCCGACAGCCAATCCAGCAGCAATAACGGAAGCGGCAGAAATCAGTGGATTCATGATAAGTTTTCCTCGTGCCAAAACAAAAATAAAGAAATAGTTAATGATACAATCAACCAATATTCAATTCACAATAACAGACGAAACGGAAAGGCTTCTATTGAAATCCCTATCTAAATTCACAATAGTAAGACAAATTAGATATATCTTTAGTTCATATATACCTAGTTAATGTCTAATATCACATATACATGTTTTTCCCCCAAACCGTAAACCAAATATTGTATCTTAAAGTCATCGGGATTCTCGAATCATTCTTCGAAAGATTCACAAGAGTTGTCTTATAGCGATTAGATTATATACACCTAGCTCGACCCCCCCTTCCTACGCAAACCAATCCATTTGTTTTTTTTACAACTCAAAAATATCGTACCTTTTTTACAATTACTCTAGATCGTTTATATCTTTATTTATACCTTATATTTATCTTCCCTAAGTGGATTACCTTAAACGGCGCATACATTGCGTCAGGCTAAGCTAAAAAAAACTGCGTCGGAAACTAGTCAATGATGACCTTCCATGGACTCGCCTATATAAGCCGCAGCTAGGGTTGCAAAAATAAGAGCTTGAATACCGCTTGTAAATAATCCAAGGAACATGACAGGTATAGGAACTACTAAAGGTACTAAAGAAACAAGAACAACAACTACTAATTCATCAGCTAAAATATTTCCGAAAAGTCGAAAACTAAGCGATAACGGTTTTGTGAAATCTTCTAAAATGTTAATAGGTAAAAGGATTGGGGTTGGTTGAATATATTTACCGAAATAACCCAACCCCTTTTTTGTAAGGCCCGCATAAAAATAGGCTACTGACGTGAGTAAAGCTAAAGCAACGGTCGTGTTTATATCATTTGTGGGTGCGGCTAACTCTCCGTGAGGTAACTGGATAAGTTTCCAGGGTAAAAGAGCCCCTGACCAATTTGAAACAAAAATAAATAGAAACATAGTTCCAATAAAGGGAACCCATGGACCATATTCTTCTCCAATTTGAGTTTTGCTCACGTCTCGAATGAATTCAAGGACATATTCAAAGAAATTCTGACCGTCAGTAGGAATGGTTTGTGGATTACGAACAGCTATAATGGCTGAACCTAATAAAATAGCAATTACGACCCAAGAAGTAATAAGTACTTGGGCATGGACTTGGAAACTTCCTATTTGCCAATAGAAATGTTGGCCTACTTCCACACCGGATATATCGTATAAACCTTTTAGTGTTTTGATAGAACATAATAGAACATTCATATTACCCTCTGAAAGAAATAGAACTTAAAAAGGAATTATTTTGATTCAACCATCTTTTTTTCGATTTGCCTACTTGAATTATATATTTTAAGTATCAACTAATCACAGAAAATCTCCGGTTTTTATCTCTTTTATGCTAGTCAAGAATAATAACCGATTCAATAAATCGATTATATGGAGTTCCCCCAAAAATTTACTTATCTTATTATTAATCAAGAATTTCGTATATAGCTAGAACGACCCTCACAAATTGCAAATACTAATTTGTTAAGAATTAATCGGATTGAAGCTATAGCGTCATCGTTGGCTGGAATCGAAATATCCGCGAGATCCGGGTCACAATTTGTATCGATTAAACAAATCGTTGGAATTCCCAAAGTGATACATTCTCGAAGAGCCGTATATTCTTCTTGCTGATCAACGATTATTACAATATCGGGTAACCCCGTCATATATTTTATTCCGCCCAGATATGTTTGCAAGTGAAATAATTGTCTCTTCAACACAGCCGCATCCCTTTTCGGAAGACGGTTAAGTCTCCCCGTCTTTTGTTCCGTTCTCAAGTCCCTGAACTTATGAAGTCTCGTTTCTGTAGTATACCAATTCGTTAACATACCGCCGAGCCATTTTTTATTAACATAATGACACCGGGCCCTTATTGCAGCCCGCGCTACTGAATCAGCCGCTTTATTTTTTGTACCGACAATTAAGAATTGTTTTCCCCTACTTGCTGCATCAAAAACTAAATCACAAGCTTCTGATAAAAACCGAGCAGTTCTAGTAAGATTTATAATATGAATACCTTTTCGCTTTGCAGAGATATAAGGTGCCATCCTAGGATTCCATTTCCTAGTACCATGACCAAAATGAACTCCTGCTTCCATCATCTCTTCCAAATTGATGTTCCAATATCTTCTTGTCATTTTTCCCCACACTTCTTTTCTTCTCTTTTTTTTTTCTTTATTTAGAAAAAAAAAAAGAGATGAAGTACCCTGAAAATAGAAATAAAAAATTGTTCCGATGGAACCTTCTCTTCTAACGGAAATTGGCCGTTGATACAGATGCAAACCGTTCATTTCTTTCCATTCGATATTCTCTTTATTACTATTGCCAAATTAAATGGCCCCTCTTAGGAATCATTAAATCCGAAAAAAGATTGTTCTGATGTATCATGTAAATTTTTTGAAATGCAAAAATCAAATAATTCTCTGTGGTGGACCAAAATATCTCTCATTTCCCCCTCGAATAAACTCTTATTTTTGGTTTCCAAAGAAATGTTGTTATGTTGCCTTGAACGGTGCACGAATCCTTTGAATCCGGTACCGACGGGTATCATCCCTCCTAGAACAACGTTCTCTTTCAGACCTTTCAACCAATCGATACGACCCCGGAGGGCAGCTTTTGCTAAAACTCGAGCAGTTTCTTGAAAACTTGCTTCGGATATGAAACTTTGAGTATTTAGAGATGCTTTCGTTATTCCTAATAATATGGCTCGGTAACAAATAGCTTCTTCTAAAGCACGCCCCGTTCGTTCAGCTCGCAACAACCCAATTAGTTCTCCGGGTGAAAAAACATTAGACATTCCATCTTCTGAAACCAACACTTTTGATGTTATTTGACGTACAATGATTTCGATATGCCTATTATGGATCTGTACCCCCTGGGATCTATAAACCTTTTGGATCTTATTAACCAAAGAGATACGACTTTGCGCTATAGTGAGCTCAGCACCAATCAAGAATCCCCAAGGAATTCCAAGAATTCTTGTTATACACTCATTCCAACCGTCAACTCTCTTTTCTAGGTTCATCGATATTGAATCAATGGAACGTACCTCTAAAACCTGTTCTACTTTTGGAAGGCCTTGCGTTATATCACCAGATCTAGATTTTTCATATATAAATGTAACTAATGTATCTCCTTCGGAAAGTATTTCTCCATAATGTCCATGAACTGTTGCTCCCGGAGTAGCTAAATAAGGCTTCGCCGATCTTATTACTAAAGAGTCAAGGTGAACAACTATAACTTGACCCGATTTTAGGGTCGATCCTTTTTTGGCTATACATAGATTTTCACAAATAAACTGCCCGAGACTAATTATTGAGGATGTTTCCTCACAATAATTATGGTCGAGAAAATGCCAATTCAAGTTAAATGGATTCAAAAGCATGCTACTGCACGGATCGGAATTCGAAATTCTCCCGTTTTCATCCATTAAATAATACTTAAATACTTGAAAAGTCTGTTTTAAATTGTCGAGTTGCAAATATAAATATTTAGTTAAAGAAATATGATTATGAGTTAGTAAATGGTAAAACGGATAAAAAAGATCACTTTGAGAGGCTGTTCCTAAAGGGCCTAACAAATTTGTAATTTGAATTAGGGAATCCCTATCTCTTTTACTTGATTCTTTTATCCCATCGTAATATTTTACATCGTTGAATGGACTCATTTGAAAACAATTATATGATGACAAAATTATCAAAGATTGGGATTCCTTACTTCTATTCAACAACGTACGAAAAGTTCCTTGATTTTGGCTAAGCGATTGTTGAATCCTTTCCTTGGAATAAATAGAATAAAATGGATTGATATTGGTACGACCCGACCTATTATCAGAGATCAATCCTGAACCTAACGGATCATTCCTTTTTCGAATATACGGAGTATGGGATTTCACTAAGTTGATTCTGAGGAAATCTTGAATCAGACCATTTGCACTTACTTCAACAAAGGAAGCGCGGGCCTCTTCGATAGAAGAACTTTTTTTGTTGTTGTCCCAGTTCAAGATTAAACAGGTCCGAACTAGTTGAATACCCGTGCCAGAAATTCCCCGAATTGGTTTGCCATTTCCATACAGTATATAATTTACAACTCGAAGCTCTAGATTATCCCTTTCCCGCAATGGATCCTGAGGGAAAAGTGTTGCTAAATTTATACCATCCGCAATTTCATATATGATTACGGGTCGAACCAAAACAAAATACTTTTTCCTGGTGGGTGTGATCCATTGGACATAAATCCAATTTTTCCGCTTTTTTGATTCCTTAGAATTTGTTCCTGGCGGTATCAAGATGCCATTGTGTCGGAATATCTTATCCATCTCTCCGGGAAAATGGATATCTCCAGAAAAGATTTTAAGTTCAATCCTTTTTTTTTTTCTCTCCATTCGGACCAAGCCACCGACTCTGCTTCTTGTATTTAAAGTGATTCGTGTATCTATCCCAATGATACTATTGTTCCGTACCATTATGGAAGAAGACTCGGGTAAAATATGCACTTCCTCAGGAATGAAAAAAAATCGATCTAATTTCGTTTGGTATTTTGGCTTAAATTCTTTGACTCCTCGGTACTCAATTAAATCCTCTTTTTTGAGGATTGAATGCAACCCTACGGTTCCATATTTAGTAATTCCCGAACTCTTTCTTCTGTATTGAGGATCGTCGAAATAAGCAAGAATACTATTTCTACGAAAAATACCATTTATACCATTTATAGGTATTTCAATCGAAATACCGGGACGGGGCATCCGTTCTTTCTCTTGTTCTTGAATCGATTGGAATGGAATGATGAATCTATTTCTTCGCTTCTTTGTCAATAAAAAATTATCATGGCGAATAGTAGGAAATGTGAGATTACAATAACTCGTATATATGATTTGATTCAATTCTGAATAATCAGGAATACAGCTTTCTTTTTTATCAGAAAGATTTAAACCAAAAAATTTGTGTTTCACTTGATCATTATTTACTGAAAGACTAGAAAAATATCGTCCTTCAGTCAAAAGAGAATGAACGTTCGTTTGATCTTGATCCTTGTGGAGTGAGGGGGGGGCTGCACTGAATCTGCACGAACCTCCTGATAATATCCACAAATGACTTGTTTTTGGTAAAAGATGTACATTACTATATGTAAATTCTGGCGCATGGTATACATCGGTACTCCAGTGCATCTCTCCCTCTGAGTCAGAATAAATATGTTTTCGAACCCTCTCTTTAAAATTAAAAGTGTATGCTCGCGCGCGAATCTCAGCAATCACTTGCTCTGATTCTACGTATTGGTCATTTTGCACTAAAATCAAACTTTTGGGTGGAATAGTCACGTTATGTATAATATTTTCACTTTCAATAGTTACATACAAGTCTATATAACATAGAAAAGCAGGATGCCCATGACGTGTACGTGTGGGATGAACCAAATACTCATTGAATTTTATTTTTCCATTAGAAGGGGCTCGCACATGTTCTGCAGTACCCCCTGTGAATACTCCACCGGTATGAAAAGTTCTTAATGTTAATTGAGTACCCGGTTCTCCAATAGATTGACCTGCAATAATGCCTACAGCTTCCCCCAATTCGACCAGGTCGCCATGAGTAGGGCTCCGGCCATAACATAATCGGCAGATCCAAGATGTACTCTTACAAGTAAAGGGGGTTCGAATAGGTATTGGTTGTGTTTGAAAGGTTATGAATCGATTGACAAGTCCAATTCCAATATCTTGATTTCGAATGGCAACGCATCGCGTTCCTATATATATATCGTCTGCTAATACACGGCCAATCAATGTTTGGATAAAAATCCTTTCCGGCATCATCCCATTTCGAGGACTCACAGAAATGCCTCGGGTGGTGCCACAATCTGTTCTACGTACAACAATGTGTTGAACTACTTCAACAAGTCTGCGTGTAAGATATCCAGCATCCGACGTTCGTACAGCAGTATCCACAACGCCTTTGCGGGCTCCGTAACAAGAAATGATATATTCTGTTAAAGACAGCCCTTCACGTAAATTGCTTTGAATAGGTAAATCAATCATTTGTCCTTGTGGATCTGACATTAACCCTCTCATACCTACTAATTGGTGTACTTGAGATGCATTTCCTCTAGCTCCCGAAAACGACATCATATGGACTGGGTTAAAGGGGTCCGTCATCCTAAAATTAGGATTCATTTCTTGTCGCAAATATTCACTTGTAGCATACCATATCTCAATAGAGAGGCGTAATTTTTCTACCGCGTGTACATTACCATAATGATGGTGTTTTTCCAAAATCAAACTTTGTTGTTCGGCATCTTGGACTAGCCACCCCTTAGAAGGTATTGTTAAAAGATCATCAATTCCTAATGAAATGGATGTAGCAGTGGCTTGTCGGAATCCCAGAGTCTTTACTTGATCCAAGATGTGTGATGTATATGCCATTCCGAAGTGATCTATTAATCTACTAATAAGTCGTTTAATAGCGGTTCCATCGATCACTTTATTGTGAAAAACCAGACTGGCCCGTTCTGCCATAAGTACCTCCCTATTCCGCTGAGTGGAGTTCGACAATGGGTTTGAGTCAGTGAGTGGAAAACTTCCTTTTCTCGATCTTGATTCGCATAGAAATTCAGGAACTGTGGTCCTAGCTGAACTGAAGAAATCAAAAATCACACGGGTGTCATAGAATTACTTAGCTTAGATACGATATGATTAGGTACCATACGAGTAGGCTCGGCAAAACCCTTGGATAGCTTCTTCGATTTCTCGATAAAGAGAAATATGACCGACTGTGGTTCGAACATATATACAAAGAACTTCTTTTTTTATACTTCTTACTATTACATAGTGCCCATAAATCTCATGAGAGGTACCCAAAGATTCATAGTGAACTTCGATGGGAGTTTCTCTTGAAGTAATAACACGTTGATCTAGCTGCCATCGGAGCCACAAGGGACTATCTAAATGGATTCTTTTCTGCCGATAAGCTCCAATTGCATCATAGGAATTACAAAAAAAGGGTTCGTTCGTATATTTATAATTATTATCGGCAATCCTTTCATTTTTAGAATTTGTGCGATTACATGGATTATACCTATTTGCACAAATACCTCGGCGATTCCCGCTCGTTAATACATAGAGCCCGATAAGCATATCTTGGGTTGGTACGGAAATAGGATCCCCAATAGCTGGAGACAAGAGATTCATATGAGAAAACATAAGTAAACGGGCCTCCGCCTGAGCCTCCAAAGATAAAGGTACATGAACAGCCATTTGATCCCCATCAAAGTCTGCGTTAAATCCCTTACAAACTAATGGATGTAAACAAATAGCATGTCCTTCTACTAAAATGGGCTGGAACGCCTGTATGCCTAATCTATGCAGAGTAGGCGCCCTATTCAGCAATACGGGATGCCCTTGCATAACTTCCTGAAGTATTTCCCATACAACCGGCTCTTTTTCCCGAATTTTACTCTTAGCCACTCCTATATTCGAGGCAAAATGCTGCCTAATTAAACCACGAATTACAAATGTCTGGAAAAGCTCTATTGCTATTTCGCGAGGCAATCCACATCGATGTAATGAAAGTGAAGGGCCTACAACAATGACAGAACGCCCCGAATAATCGACCCGTTTGCCAAGCAGAGTCTCACGGAATCTTCCCTCTTTTCCTTCAATTACATCTGAAAACGACTTGTAAACCTTATTATGACCGTCCCTCATTGGTTGTCCACGGATTCCATTATCAAGAAGCGTATCCACAGCTTCTTGTACCAATTTCTCCTGACACATGACTAATTCTCCTGGCGTAGATCTACTTGTTGTTAAGAGATCGATAAGAGTATTGTTCCGATAAATAACTCTTCTATAGAGTTCATTAATATCCGAGCTCATTAGTTTACCCCCGTCTATCTGAATGATTGGTCTCAACTCGGGCGGAAGAACTGGTAATAGACATAAAACCATCCATTCTGGTTCTATATTTGTTCGAATAAAATGCTTAGCCAACTCCATGCGTCTAACCAAAAAATCCTTTCGTCTTCCAATCTTTCGATCTTCCCATTCATTCCCCGTGGACCCTTCTTCCCCCAACTCTTTCCATTCTAACAACGAATAATCTATAATAATTCTCAAATCCAGATCGGCTAATTGTTCTCGGATAGCACCCGCTCCAGTAGAAATTTCTCGATTTCTAAATGTATCGAAGCCTGGGGTAGTAAAAAAAAGTGGGATACTGTATTTCCAAGATTGGATTTCGTATTCGAATGAACCTCGTAATCGTAAGAAAGTGGGTTTTTTAGCGATGGGCCTAGCAAAAGAAAAATTTGGATAGGATCCTATAGGATCTCCCCCTTTCAAAATCGGACATGAAAGTTTCCTCTCATCCGGCTCCAGTAGTTACACCAAATAAAGATAAAGAGAGGGGTTCCTACTTTAAAATTCGAAAAAATTCTATAAAAACCCCACAAAGGGCCTACTCCTTACTCAAGTTGCCAAAGAAGATCAAGCACCAGTTCATTGATTCATTCTTCTTTTTTTATTCGATTTTCTGAATTCTTTATTCAATTTCGACATAAAAGAAATGAAATGTTAAATTCTTGAGTAGTCTACTTCCCTTCGAATGATGAATCCCCTTAATTAAAGGAGTCCCTTTCATAAGGGATTTACTTGTCTATGTATCGTTCCGTTCGATCTTTTAGGTCCCTACTTCGCCTCGACGGTTATGTCACGATATCCCTAAAGCCTATATGCGATGGATAGACTCCTGCAACCATGACATACTTGCTTATTTGGACATAAATTTCTTTTCTTTCTAAACGAAAAGAAATGGGTAATTCCACAAAAGAAGTCTTTTTTTCACGAGGTACAACTATAAATTACTATTTATTTGTTTGTTACTGAATCGACCATAGACCAATTCCCGGTTTACTTGGGAGTATTGAATACACCCATACTTCTGAGTTTCATGCTACTCTCCTACTAAGAGACATGTCAGATCCAGGGCATCCCAATTTAATTGAATGGGATGACAGTTTCGTATTCCGAATCTGTAAAATTATAATTTTGATCAAATCACACATCACAATATACTAGGCCTTCTAATTCTTTAAGAGGCTTATCTAAAAGATTCGCGATATAACTAGGAAGACGTTTCAAATACCATACGTGGGTTACTGGGCATGCCAGTTTGATGTAGCCCATTTGATATCTTCGTATCCGAGAATCAACAAATTCAACCCCACACTGTTCACAAAATCTCGGGTCTTTTTTTTCATCTCCGATTACTCGATAATTTCCACAAGCACAAATACCGCTTTTTATAGGCCCAAAAATTCTTTCACAAAACAATCCATCTTTTTCAGGTTTATTAGTTTTGTAATGAAAAGTATAGGGTTTTGTCACCTCCCCAACTATCTCTCCATTAGGTAGGATTTTGTGTGCCCAAGCGCTTATTTGTTGGGGAGAAACTAATCCAATCCGAAGTTGTTGATGTTTATAGCGATCGATCATAGAAGAAAAATTCTGATTCATTTCATTCCGATTAAGCTTCCTTCCTATTAATCTGGAAGTTCTTCTCAGATACAAGGAAATGGTTCAGTTCCAGAGCCAAAGATCGTAGTTCTCGAACGAGCAATCTAAAAGATTCGGGAGCATCCGCGGGTTTAGGTATTGTCCCTCCAATGATTGTAGTACCAAGTACTTCTTGACGAGCTCTAATATGATCCGATTTATAAGTAAGCATTTCTTGTAAAATATGAGCAACACCAAATCCCTCTAGAGCCCAAACTTCCATTTCTCCTACCCGCTGTCCCCCTTGCTTGGCCCTTCCTCTAAGGGGTTGTTGTGTAACAAGTGCATAATGTCCGCTGGAACGTCCATGTATTTTATCATCAACTTGATGAATTAATTTCAAGATATAAGGCTTTCCTATTATAACAGGTTGTTCAAAAGGATCCCCCGTTCTTCCATCAAATATTCTGCTTTTTCCCGGATACTCAGGTTCAAATACCCATGGATTCGCTGTTTGCTTACTAGCTTCATATAATTCAGAAAACACCAGTTTTCTTGAAGCCTCTTGTTCATATCTCTCATCAAAAGGTGCTATTCGATAATGTCTATCTAGCAGACCTCCCGCTAACCCGAGTGAGCATTCAAATATCTGTCCTACATTCATTCGCGAAGGCACTCCTAATGGGTTGAAGACCATATCAACAGGTCTTCCATCTTGCAAATAAGGCATATCTTGTCGAGGTAAAATTTTTGAAACGA
It contains:
- the atpF gene encoding ATP synthase CF0 subunit I, yielding MKNVTDSFLSLGYWPSAGSFGFNTDIFATNLINLSVVLGVLIFFGRGVLSDLLDNRKQRILKTIQNSEELREGALNQLEKARARLRKVEIEANQFRMTGYSEIEREKLNLINATSKTLEQLENYKNETIHFEQQRAINQVRQRVFQQALQGALGTLNSCLNNELHLRTISTNIGMFGTVKEITD
- the atpH gene encoding ATP synthase CF0 subunit III: MNPLISAASVIAAGLAVGLASIGPGVGQGTAAGQAVEGIARQPEAEGKIRGTLLLSLAFMEALTIYGLVVALALLFANPFV
- the atpI gene encoding ATP synthase CF0 subunit IV, translating into MNVLLCSIKTLKGLYDISGVEVGQHFYWQIGSFQVHAQVLITSWVVIAILLGSAIIAVRNPQTIPTDGQNFFEYVLEFIRDVSKTQIGEEYGPWVPFIGTMFLFIFVSNWSGALLPWKLIQLPHGELAAPTNDINTTVALALLTSVAYFYAGLTKKGLGYFGKYIQPTPILLPINILEDFTKPLSLSFRLFGNILADELVVVVLVSLVPLVVPIPVMFLGLFTSGIQALIFATLAAAYIGESMEGHH
- the rps2 gene encoding ribosomal protein S2; this encodes MTRRYWNINLEEMMEAGVHFGHGTRKWNPRMAPYISAKRKGIHIINLTRTARFLSEACDLVFDAASRGKQFLIVGTKNKAADSVARAAIRARCHYVNKKWLGGMLTNWYTTETRLHKFRDLRTEQKTGRLNRLPKRDAAVLKRQLFHLQTYLGGIKYMTGLPDIVIIVDQQEEYTALRECITLGIPTICLIDTNCDPDLADISIPANDDAIASIRLILNKLVFAICEGRSSYIRNS
- the rpoC2 gene encoding RNA polymerase beta subunit; this encodes MAERASLVFHNKVIDGTAIKRLISRLIDHFGMAYTSHILDQVKTLGFRQATATSISLGIDDLLTIPSKGWLVQDAEQQSLILEKHHHYGNVHAVEKLRLSIEIWYATSEYLRQEMNPNFRMTDPFNPVHMMSFSGARGNASQVHQLVGMRGLMSDPQGQMIDLPIQSNLREGLSLTEYIISCYGARKGVVDTAVRTSDAGYLTRRLVEVVQHIVVRRTDCGTTRGISVSPRNGMMPERIFIQTLIGRVLADDIYIGTRCVAIRNQDIGIGLVNRFITFQTQPIPIRTPFTCKSTSWICRLCYGRSPTHGDLVELGEAVGIIAGQSIGEPGTQLTLRTFHTGGVFTGGTAEHVRAPSNGKIKFNEYLVHPTRTRHGHPAFLCYIDLYVTIESENIIHNVTIPPKSLILVQNDQYVESEQVIAEIRARAYTFNFKERVRKHIYSDSEGEMHWSTDVYHAPEFTYSNVHLLPKTSHLWILSGGSCRFSAAPPSLHKDQDQTNVHSLLTEGRYFSSLSVNNDQVKHKFFGLNLSDKKESCIPDYSELNQIIYTSYCNLTFPTIRHDNFLLTKKRRNRFIIPFQSIQEQEKERMPRPGISIEIPINGINGIFRRNSILAYFDDPQYRRKSSGITKYGTVGLHSILKKEDLIEYRGVKEFKPKYQTKLDRFFFIPEEVHILPESSSIMVRNNSIIGIDTRITLNTRSRVGGLVRMERKKKRIELKIFSGDIHFPGEMDKIFRHNGILIPPGTNSKESKKRKNWIYVQWITPTRKKYFVLVRPVIIYEIADGINLATLFPQDPLRERDNLELRVVNYILYGNGKPIRGISGTGIQLVRTCLILNWDNNKKSSSIEEARASFVEVSANGLIQDFLRINLVKSHTPYIRKRNDPLGSGLISDNRSGRTNINPFYSIYSKERIQQSLSQNQGTFRTLLNRSKESQSLIILSSYNCFQMSPFNDVKYYDGIKESSKRDRDSLIQITNLLGPLGTASQSDLFYPFYHLLTHNHISLTKYLYLQLDNLKQTFQVFKYYLMDENGRISNSDPCSSMLLNPFNLNWHFLDHNYCEETSSIISLGQFICENLCIAKKGSTLKSGQVIVVHLDSLVIRSAKPYLATPGATVHGHYGEILSEGDTLVTFIYEKSRSGDITQGLPKVEQVLEVRSIDSISMNLEKRVDGWNECITRILGIPWGFLIGAELTIAQSRISLVNKIQKVYRSQGVQIHNRHIEIIVRQITSKVLVSEDGMSNVFSPGELIGLLRAERTGRALEEAICYRAILLGITKASLNTQSFISEASFQETARVLAKAALRGRIDWLKGLKENVVLGGMIPVGTGFKGFVHRSRQHNNISLETKNKSLFEGEMRDILVHHRELFDFCISKNLHDTSEQSFFGFNDS
- the rpoC1 gene encoding RNA polymerase beta subunit; protein product: MIDRYKHQQLRIGLVSPQQISAWAHKILPNGEIVGEVTKPYTFHYKTNKPEKDGLFCERIFGPIKSGICACGNYRVIGDEKKDPRFCEQCGVEFVDSRIRRYQMGYIKLACPVTHVWYLKRLPSYIANLLDKPLKELEGLVYCDFSFARPIAKKPTFLRLRGSFEYEIQSWKYSIPLFFTTPGFDTFRNREISTGAGAIREQLADLDLRIIIDYSLLEWKELGEEGSTGNEWEDRKIGRRKDFLVRRMELAKHFIRTNIEPEWMVLCLLPVLPPELRPIIQIDGGKLMSSDINELYRRVIYRNNTLIDLLTTSRSTPGELVMCQEKLVQEAVDTLLDNGIRGQPMRDGHNKVYKSFSDVIEGKEGRFRETLLGKRVDYSGRSVIVVGPSLSLHRCGLPREIAIELFQTFVIRGLIRQHFASNIGVAKSKIREKEPVVWEILQEVMQGHPVLLNRAPTLHRLGIQAFQPILVEGHAICLHPLVCKGFNADFDGDQMAVHVPLSLEAQAEARLLMFSHMNLLSPAIGDPISVPTQDMLIGLYVLTSGNRRGICANRYNPCNRTNSKNERIADNNYKYTNEPFFCNSYDAIGAYRQKRIHLDSPLWLRWQLDQRVITSRETPIEVHYESLGTSHEIYGHYVIVRSIKKEVLCIYVRTTVGHISLYREIEEAIQGFCRAYSYGT